The DNA sequence CCGTCTCCGAATGTCAGGAATGCGGAGCCCCACTGGAGCGGGTGATGTCCACATTTTCTGCGGCAGCGGATATCCTGGCGTATGGTCATGCCTCTGCAAATCCTCCAGCGGGATCGCAAGCTCCTCCCGCTACCCAACAAAATATCTTTGGAGGGGGATTGGG is a window from the Nitrospira sp. MA-1 genome containing:
- a CDS encoding zinc ribbon domain-containing protein, which gives rise to MPIYEYQASYCLQSLFCTKRFSFWQNMSDPPVSECQECGAPLERVMSTFSAAADILAYGHASANPPAGSQAPPATQQNIFGGGLGIQGCGHDCRTHHQP